The following nucleotide sequence is from Pacificitalea manganoxidans.
AGCTGAAGGGCAAAAAGCCCAAACTCTCCGATCGCCGCCAGACGGAGTTGCGGCGCATGTATGACACCGGCGACTACTCGATCAGCGATCTGGCGGAGGTGTTCGATGTCTCCCGGCCGACCGTCTATCGTGTCTTGCAACGAACGCCGAGCGCCGATGCCCCGACGGGGACGGCTTAGCACCCCGTGGCAGGGGCTAAGCAGCGAGGTCGATTTTCTGACTAAGCAGCCAGTTGCGCACATGCAGTGTGGCATCAGATGCGTCTTGTCGCGGGGTGAGCAGGTAGAAATTCAACTCCCCTTCCAGAGCGCTGTCGATCGGCTGAACCAAGCGATCGCCCGCGATATCCCGTGCGACGAGGAACCGGCTCGCGAGCGCGATGCCTTGCCCGGCCAAGGCCGCGTCGAGGCTTAAGGTCGTCTGGTTGAAGCGCAGCCCGCGGGGCTGCTGGATCATCCCCCCGAACGCGTTCTCGATGAACTTCGGCCAAAGATCGTGGGTGTCATGCAGCAGCGTCATGCGCGTCAGGGCTGCGGCCCCGAGGGGCAGGGGCTCCTGCGCAACCAGACTGGGCGAGCAAACCGCGATAACCTCCTGCGGAAACAGAAGATCGGCGCGCAGGCTCGCTCCGAATGGTGGTCGCCCCTGACGCACCGCGAGGTCGATCCCGTCGGCATGGAAGCTTGAAACGCGTTCTGTGGCGGTGATGCGGAGATCAATGTCAGGATGGGCCTGAGTGAATTCCGCAAGTCGCGGGATGAGCCATTTCGACGCGAAGGTGGGCGTCACGCTGATCGTCACCTGCAAGGGTGCTGACCGAAGCGCTGCCGTCGCCTCCGACAGTTGGGAGAACGCGCGCGAAACCGCGGCGTGATAGGCGCGACCCTCCTCGGTGAATGCCAGACCGCGCGGCTCTCGTAGAAACAGGCGCAGGCCGAGATGGCCCTCAAGCCCACGCACCTGCTGCGCCACCGCCCCCTGGGTCACGCCCAACTCATCGGCTGCAGCGCGAAAGCTCAGATGCCTGCCCGCCACCGCAAAGGCGCGCAACCCGTTCAGCGGCGGCAGGCCGTTTTCATCAGACACGATAGATTTCCTACACCCAGGCAGCAGCCCATCTGGCTGGTGCGAATACTCTATGCCCCTTAGCTGAAGGATTACAGATGCAGCGCCCCTTATGGGCCAGGTGGGAGCATAGGACTATGACAGCAGAAAAAGTAGCGCTGATCACAGCAGGGGGAAGCGGTATGGGCGCGGGCGCAGCAAGACGCCTCGCTGCGGACGGGTATAAGGTCGGCATCCTGTCTTCCTCTGGCAAAGGGGAGGCGCTCGCGACGACGCTTGGGGGGTTCGGCGTGACCGGATCGAACCAGTCGGTCGAGGATCTTGGCCGTCTCGTTGACGGCGCGATGGAGCGTTGGGGCCGCGTCGATGTTCTGGTGAACTCCGCCGGGCATGGACCCAAGGGCGCCATTCTCGAGATTACGGATGAGGACTGGCATTCGGGTCTTGATGTCTATCTCCTGAACGTCATCCGTCCGACCCGGCTCGTGACACCGATCATGGCCGCTCAGGGCGGCGGCGCGATCATCAACATCTCGACCTTCGCAGCATTCGAGCCTGACCCACTCTTTCCAACCTCGGGCATCTTCCGTGCGGGGCTTGCCGGTTTCGCCAAGCTCTACGCGGATATGTATGCCGCGCAGAACATCCGCATGAACAATGTGCTGCCGGGGTTCATCAACAGCCTGCCGGAGACCGAAGACCGTCGCACGCGCATCCCGATGGGGCGTTATGGCAAGGAGGAGGAGGTCTCCTCACTCATCAGCTGGCTGGCCTCCGACGGCGGCGGCTACGTCACCGGACAGAATTGGCGGATCGATGGAGGGCTGACCCGTGGCGTCTGAGACAACCAACGCCCCCGATCGCGGCCAGACCGCCTTTGCCGTGAAATGGGTAGCCTCGATCATCCAGATCCTCGGCTACGCGGCGACCGGGTTCGGCTGGGCGCCGTGGAACCTCTATCTGTTCTTGGCTGGCGTCTTGGGCTGGCTGATTGTCGGCGTGCTCTGGAATGACCGGGCGATCATGTTGATCCACTTCGTCGCTCTTGGCTCCATGCTCGTGGGTATGGCGAGCCAATGAGGGGTTTGCGGGGTGGACCTGTGACGGCGCAGATCGCTTACACAGATGCCTCGCGCAGCGCCTGCCCCAGTCGCTTGGCGGCCTCTACGGCGGCTTCGCCACGCAGCGGCCAAGCTTGGGTCAGGCCTTCGAGGATCACGAGCAATTCGGTCTCGGCGGTGACGAGCCCGGTGGCTGCGGCGGCTCAGGAGGCGTTCCTTGAGAAGGCGCACTTGGGCAAGATCGGGATAGAGATCTCCGGGTGATTGGGAACCCGGAGCGGCTGCCGGACTAGGCCGCGCCCTTCCATGTCTCCGGGGTGAGGTAGATGGCAGCGTCTTCGATGCTGACCATGACCTCACCGTCCTGAATGTTGACCTGTAGCTTCATGGTGCGGCTGGCCAGCTTGGCCAGAGCAGCAGTATCGCCCTCGGCCAAATTGACCACGTGCAGGTTGTCGAAGCGGTTCGTGCTGTTCTTGGTCTTGTCCCACCACAGCTCGGCAGTGCGTCCGCCGTAGGGATAAATGACGACCTTTGCAGCCTTGTTACAGGACTGGCGGATGACCTTCTCGCTCGGCAGGCCCAGAGCCACCCAGACATCGATTTCACCGCTGAGGCTTTTCTGCCAGATATCGGGCTCATCATCCGTCGACAGACCCTTGCCCAGCTCCAGATGCTCATGCGCGTTCAGGGCGAAAGCGACGATGCGCACCATCAGCCGCTCGTCCGTCTCCGAAGGGTGCCGCGCGACGGTCAGGCGGTGCGTCTCGTAATACTGACGATCCATATCCGAGACCGACAGTTCTATCTTATAGATGGTGGATTTTTGCGCCATGACCTGCTCAAGCCTTCCAAGGATCGGGCTACCTACCCTGCCCGGCTCCCTTTGGGAAGCAGGTCATGCACTTTGTCCGGGCTGACCCCCGATTGTCCTACA
It contains:
- a CDS encoding LysR substrate-binding domain-containing protein — translated: MSDENGLPPLNGLRAFAVAGRHLSFRAAADELGVTQGAVAQQVRGLEGHLGLRLFLREPRGLAFTEEGRAYHAAVSRAFSQLSEATAALRSAPLQVTISVTPTFASKWLIPRLAEFTQAHPDIDLRITATERVSSFHADGIDLAVRQGRPPFGASLRADLLFPQEVIAVCSPSLVAQEPLPLGAAALTRMTLLHDTHDLWPKFIENAFGGMIQQPRGLRFNQTTLSLDAALAGQGIALASRFLVARDIAGDRLVQPIDSALEGELNFYLLTPRQDASDATLHVRNWLLSQKIDLAA
- a CDS encoding DUF6552 family protein, with product MASETTNAPDRGQTAFAVKWVASIIQILGYAATGFGWAPWNLYLFLAGVLGWLIVGVLWNDRAIMLIHFVALGSMLVGMASQ
- a CDS encoding SDR family oxidoreductase, yielding MTAEKVALITAGGSGMGAGAARRLAADGYKVGILSSSGKGEALATTLGGFGVTGSNQSVEDLGRLVDGAMERWGRVDVLVNSAGHGPKGAILEITDEDWHSGLDVYLLNVIRPTRLVTPIMAAQGGGAIINISTFAAFEPDPLFPTSGIFRAGLAGFAKLYADMYAAQNIRMNNVLPGFINSLPETEDRRTRIPMGRYGKEEEVSSLISWLASDGGGYVTGQNWRIDGGLTRGV
- a CDS encoding YaeQ family protein is translated as MAQKSTIYKIELSVSDMDRQYYETHRLTVARHPSETDERLMVRIVAFALNAHEHLELGKGLSTDDEPDIWQKSLSGEIDVWVALGLPSEKVIRQSCNKAAKVVIYPYGGRTAELWWDKTKNSTNRFDNLHVVNLAEGDTAALAKLASRTMKLQVNIQDGEVMVSIEDAAIYLTPETWKGAA